The following are encoded in a window of Nakamurella sp. A5-74 genomic DNA:
- a CDS encoding N-acetylmuramoyl-L-alanine amidase, giving the protein MTKKIVVIDPGHNGQNFEHPEIINKQVDAGFGQRKACNTTGTETNAGYTEALFNWKVSLQLKAALEARGITVVMTRDSNDGVGPCVNDRAAIGNNSEAAAVVSIHGDGDDASANGFYVMTAERDPAGSATAAQSARLADDVRSGLVNTGFSPSNHLGSDGLWKRGDLAGLNLSQKPTVMVEMGNMRNAGDAETMSSADGQQQYADGIAAGVVQYLIGR; this is encoded by the coding sequence ATGACGAAGAAGATCGTCGTCATCGATCCTGGCCACAACGGTCAGAACTTCGAGCACCCGGAGATCATCAACAAGCAGGTGGACGCCGGCTTCGGTCAGCGCAAGGCCTGCAACACCACGGGCACCGAGACGAACGCCGGGTACACCGAGGCACTGTTCAACTGGAAGGTCTCCCTGCAGCTCAAGGCGGCACTGGAAGCCAGGGGGATCACGGTGGTGATGACCCGCGACTCCAACGACGGCGTCGGTCCCTGCGTCAACGACCGGGCGGCGATCGGCAACAACTCGGAGGCGGCCGCTGTCGTCTCCATCCACGGCGACGGTGACGACGCCTCGGCCAACGGTTTCTACGTGATGACCGCCGAACGTGACCCCGCCGGTTCGGCCACCGCTGCCCAGTCGGCGCGGCTGGCGGACGACGTCCGCAGCGGGCTGGTGAACACCGGTTTCTCCCCCAGCAACCACCTCGGTTCAGACGGGCTCTGGAAGCGTGGCGATCTCGCCGGCCTCAACCTGTCGCAGAAGCCGACCGTGATGGTCGAGATGGGCAACATGCGCAATGCGGGTGACGCCGAGACCATGTCGTCGGCGGACGGCCAGCAGCAGTACGCCGACGGTATCGCCGCCGGTGTCGTGCAGTACCTGATCGGCCGCTGA
- a CDS encoding DNA-formamidopyrimidine glycosylase family protein produces the protein MPEGHTLHRMARTYTRRFAGHPTHSSSPQGRFAPDAAVLDGLMMLRAEAWGKHLFCHFGTEHLPTTVHVHLGLLGKVTYTDGEPAEPRGALRWRLSTDPVELGGTADLRGPTDCRIVDEAQVDAILARLGPDPLRVDDPATDPDLAWQRISRSRAPIAGLLMDQSVIAGVGNVYRAEVLFRHRLDPLMTGRQLKRREWHAIWSDLVELMAVGLRVGRIETLRPEDVESPRVRREEGRRSPQYVYRRTGEPCLLCGTTIRKSELANRNLFWCPGCQRRTRRAG, from the coding sequence ATGCCTGAAGGCCACACCCTGCACCGGATGGCGCGTACCTACACGCGCAGGTTCGCCGGCCACCCGACCCACTCGTCCAGCCCCCAGGGGCGTTTCGCACCGGACGCCGCAGTGCTCGACGGCCTGATGATGCTGCGGGCGGAAGCCTGGGGCAAGCACCTGTTCTGCCACTTCGGCACCGAGCACCTGCCGACGACCGTGCACGTCCACCTCGGGCTGCTGGGCAAGGTGACCTACACCGACGGTGAGCCCGCCGAACCTCGCGGCGCGCTCCGGTGGCGGTTGAGCACCGACCCCGTCGAGCTCGGTGGGACAGCGGACCTCCGCGGGCCCACCGACTGCCGGATCGTCGACGAGGCGCAGGTCGATGCGATCCTGGCTCGGCTCGGTCCCGACCCACTCCGGGTGGACGATCCCGCGACCGACCCGGACCTCGCCTGGCAGCGGATCAGCCGGTCCCGGGCGCCGATCGCCGGTCTGCTGATGGACCAGTCGGTGATCGCGGGAGTCGGAAACGTCTACCGCGCCGAAGTGTTGTTCCGCCACCGACTCGATCCGCTGATGACGGGTCGGCAGCTCAAGCGCCGCGAGTGGCACGCGATCTGGTCCGACCTGGTCGAGCTGATGGCCGTCGGCCTACGGGTGGGCCGGATCGAGACGTTGCGGCCCGAGGACGTCGAGTCCCCCCGCGTCCGCAGAGAAGAAGGGCGACGAAGTCCGCAGTACGTCTATCGCCGAACCGGCGAGCCCTGCCTGCTCTGTGGGACGACGATCCGAAAGTCCGAGCTCGCGAACCGGAACCTGTTCTGGTGTCCTGGATGTCAGCGACGCACGCGGCGAGCGGGGTGA
- a CDS encoding FMN-binding glutamate synthase family protein, protein MARSSTKRAVAVAPIVAGAAITAYDLIQRKHAILRNFPVIGHLRYLLEKVGPELRQYIVTGNDEERPFSRDQRRWIYASAKRENNYFGFGTDNDVERTPGYPIIKHRTLSAVGPHTGVHAGEDVVLPSAKVLGAARKRAGAFRPQSIVNVSGMSFGSLSAAAVTALNRGVAKAGCLQDTGEGGLSPYHRSGGDLVFQIGTGYFGCRDEHGRFDLQRLVDLVASAPVRAIEIKLSQGAKPGLGGLLPGVKVTQEIADIRGIPVGVDCASPSRHAVFSTVDEMLDFTETVAAATSLPVGIKSAVGDTEFWDQLVAAMIPGDRGVDFVVVDGGEGGTGAAPLVFTDSVSLPFRLGFPRVFRAFAEAGIDDRVTFIGSGKLGLPENAIVALALGCDMVNVGREAMMAIGCVQAQRCHTDHCPTGVATQNRWLQRGLDPTDKAERLADYVRALRRDLLKVSEACGVPHPALIPLDAIEILDGQSKAVPAPEVYGYRPGWGLPRGAQMDALLAALTHDGDENATTQHTD, encoded by the coding sequence ATGGCGCGGTCCTCGACGAAGAGGGCGGTAGCGGTAGCGCCGATCGTCGCGGGCGCGGCGATCACGGCCTACGACCTCATCCAGCGCAAGCACGCGATCCTCCGCAATTTCCCGGTGATCGGTCACCTGCGGTACCTGCTGGAGAAGGTCGGGCCCGAGCTGCGGCAGTACATCGTCACCGGTAACGACGAGGAGCGCCCGTTCTCCCGCGACCAGCGGCGGTGGATCTACGCCAGCGCGAAACGGGAGAACAACTACTTCGGTTTCGGTACCGACAACGATGTCGAACGTACCCCCGGCTACCCGATCATCAAGCACCGCACGCTGTCTGCGGTCGGCCCGCACACCGGCGTGCACGCCGGTGAGGACGTGGTCCTCCCGTCGGCGAAAGTGTTGGGAGCAGCCAGGAAGCGGGCGGGCGCGTTCCGTCCGCAGTCGATCGTCAACGTCTCCGGCATGAGCTTCGGGTCGCTGTCGGCGGCGGCGGTGACCGCACTCAACCGCGGAGTGGCCAAGGCCGGCTGCCTGCAGGACACCGGCGAGGGCGGACTGTCGCCCTACCATCGCAGCGGCGGTGATCTGGTGTTCCAGATCGGCACCGGTTACTTCGGGTGCCGCGACGAGCACGGTCGCTTCGACCTGCAGCGGCTGGTCGATCTGGTGGCGTCCGCACCGGTCAGGGCGATCGAGATCAAGCTCAGTCAGGGAGCCAAGCCCGGCCTCGGCGGACTGCTCCCCGGAGTCAAGGTGACCCAGGAGATCGCGGACATCCGCGGGATCCCGGTCGGCGTCGACTGTGCGAGCCCGTCCCGACACGCCGTCTTCAGCACCGTCGACGAGATGCTCGACTTCACCGAGACCGTCGCTGCCGCAACTTCACTGCCGGTGGGCATCAAGTCCGCTGTCGGAGACACCGAGTTCTGGGACCAGCTCGTTGCAGCGATGATCCCGGGTGACCGCGGGGTCGATTTCGTCGTGGTGGACGGCGGTGAGGGTGGCACCGGCGCCGCCCCCCTGGTCTTCACCGACAGCGTCTCGCTTCCCTTCCGCCTGGGCTTCCCGCGAGTCTTCCGCGCGTTCGCCGAGGCCGGGATCGACGACCGGGTGACGTTCATCGGCTCCGGCAAGCTCGGCCTGCCGGAGAACGCGATCGTGGCTCTGGCACTGGGCTGCGACATGGTCAACGTCGGCCGCGAGGCGATGATGGCGATCGGCTGTGTCCAGGCGCAGCGCTGCCACACCGACCACTGCCCCACCGGTGTGGCCACCCAGAACCGTTGGCTGCAGAGGGGTCTGGACCCGACGGACAAGGCGGAGCGCCTCGCCGACTACGTGCGCGCGCTCCGCCGGGACCTGCTCAAGGTGTCGGAGGCCTGCGGGGTTCCGCATCCGGCACTGATCCCGTTGGACGCCATCGAGATCCTCGACGGGCAGTCGAAAGCTGTACCG
- a CDS encoding dienelactone hydrolase family protein codes for MSDTLAAHVEYLAVPVPTADRPGPWPGVVLIHDIFGLGDDMREQADWLAAAGYLVAVPDLYDGRSMVRCIRSMFSQLASHRGSVFDKVETARAVLAADERCTGTVGAIGFCLGGGFALLMASDPGWSAMSVNYGMIPDDAAEVLAGACPIVAAYGAKDREIPQGAAKLSAALDAAGVVADVKEYPKVGHGFMNRYNPPSPLTTLAKVAGVGYDHASTADARRRILAFFDVHLRADPRAVSPT; via the coding sequence ATGAGTGACACGCTCGCGGCACACGTCGAGTACCTGGCAGTTCCGGTCCCCACCGCGGACCGTCCCGGACCCTGGCCCGGGGTGGTCCTCATCCACGACATCTTCGGGCTCGGCGACGACATGCGCGAGCAGGCCGACTGGCTCGCCGCTGCCGGCTACCTGGTGGCTGTCCCGGATCTGTACGACGGCAGATCGATGGTGCGCTGCATCAGGAGCATGTTCAGCCAGCTCGCCTCCCACCGCGGATCGGTCTTCGACAAGGTCGAGACGGCCAGAGCCGTGCTGGCAGCCGACGAACGGTGCACCGGCACCGTCGGCGCCATCGGATTCTGCCTGGGCGGAGGGTTCGCGCTGCTGATGGCCTCCGACCCCGGCTGGTCGGCGATGAGCGTCAACTACGGGATGATCCCGGACGACGCAGCCGAGGTGCTTGCCGGCGCCTGTCCGATAGTCGCCGCTTACGGCGCCAAGGACAGGGAGATTCCGCAGGGTGCGGCGAAGCTGTCCGCGGCCCTCGACGCGGCCGGGGTGGTCGCTGACGTGAAGGAGTACCCGAAGGTCGGCCACGGCTTCATGAACCGGTACAACCCGCCCTCACCGCTGACGACCCTCGCCAAGGTCGCCGGTGTGGGCTATGACCATGCCTCGACGGCCGACGCCAGGCGTCGCATCCTCGCGTTCTTCGACGTCCACCTGCGCGCGGACCCGAGGGCGGTCAGTCCGACCTGA
- a CDS encoding MFS transporter gives MFGPYLDVLRLPGAARFSAAGALARMQMSMSGVGAVLLISDVRGSYGLAGAVSATFAISAAVAGPVVSRLIDSRGQRRVVPWQLALHLPALAAMIGFGVFTQLTWPILVLAVLAGAGVPSVGTLVRARWSKLLSGTPMLRTAFAWESLIDEMVFILGPVLATVLALQLFPSAALVFAAIFLTVGLVFLLSQVRTEPVPSGASHRAVGRPALLLPGVAGVALVFLLLGGVFGSLEVATVATTKEAGAPGTAGIMLALYSVGSLLSGLVFGVLELRASLLRQFVFSTAALAVVSLPLTFLDSMWLLGGGLFVAGLAAAPALISGMSLLQRLVPADRLTESLSWANSGMAVGLAISMPAAGYISDRAPAQQSYWVLSGCAIGAFVVVLAVLGSLRRAQQASEDRMAFAALTGKPELAAL, from the coding sequence ATGTTCGGCCCCTACCTCGATGTCCTCCGTCTCCCCGGCGCGGCCCGGTTCAGCGCTGCCGGAGCGCTCGCCCGCATGCAGATGTCGATGTCCGGCGTCGGCGCGGTCCTGCTGATCTCCGACGTCCGCGGGTCGTACGGGCTCGCCGGAGCTGTCTCGGCGACCTTCGCGATCTCGGCGGCGGTGGCCGGTCCGGTCGTGTCGCGCCTGATCGACTCCCGCGGTCAGCGCAGGGTCGTCCCGTGGCAGTTGGCGCTGCATCTGCCGGCGCTCGCCGCAATGATCGGGTTCGGCGTCTTCACCCAGCTCACCTGGCCGATCCTGGTGCTCGCGGTGTTGGCCGGCGCCGGCGTCCCCAGCGTCGGCACGCTCGTGCGCGCGCGATGGTCGAAATTGCTGTCCGGCACCCCGATGCTGCGGACGGCGTTCGCCTGGGAGTCCTTGATCGACGAGATGGTGTTCATCCTCGGTCCGGTACTCGCCACCGTGCTGGCGCTGCAGCTCTTCCCGTCGGCTGCGCTGGTGTTCGCCGCGATCTTCCTGACCGTCGGGCTGGTCTTCCTCCTGAGCCAGGTGCGTACCGAGCCGGTTCCGTCCGGCGCGTCGCATCGCGCTGTTGGGCGTCCCGCCCTGCTGCTGCCCGGCGTCGCCGGGGTTGCCCTGGTCTTCCTGCTGCTCGGCGGGGTGTTCGGTTCGCTCGAGGTGGCCACCGTGGCGACCACGAAGGAAGCCGGTGCTCCTGGCACGGCTGGGATCATGCTGGCTCTCTACTCGGTCGGTTCGCTGCTGTCCGGTCTGGTGTTCGGTGTGCTGGAGCTCAGGGCATCGCTCTTGCGACAGTTCGTGTTCTCGACGGCGGCGTTGGCCGTCGTCTCACTGCCGCTGACGTTCCTGGATTCGATGTGGCTGCTCGGCGGCGGCCTGTTCGTCGCCGGCCTGGCAGCGGCGCCGGCGCTGATCTCGGGCATGTCGCTGCTCCAGCGACTCGTTCCGGCGGATCGGCTCACCGAGTCGTTGTCCTGGGCGAACTCCGGGATGGCCGTGGGTCTGGCCATCTCGATGCCGGCCGCCGGGTACATCTCCGACCGTGCGCCTGCGCAGCAGTCGTACTGGGTGCTGTCCGGCTGCGCGATCGGCGCGTTCGTCGTCGTGCTGGCCGTGCTCGGTTCGCTGCGGCGCGCCCAGCAGGCGTCGGAGGACCGGATGGCTTTCGCCGCCCTGACCGGGAAGCCGGAGCTCGCCGCGCTCTGA
- the leuA gene encoding 2-isopropylmalate synthase, which translates to MTTSPATPDVATSNTPAGEIPADQPSWNRQRPSQMPHRRYQPFTPIDLPDRTWPENMITKAPLWCAVDLRDGNQALIDPMSPARKRKMFDLLVAMGYKEIEVGFPAASQTDFDFVREIIEQDAIPDDVRIQVLTQARPELIARSYEALEGSHSAVVHLYNSTSTLQRRVVFGQDRAGIKGIATSGAEEVLRWSEKYPHTDWRFEYSPESYTGTELEYAVEVCNAVSELWQPTPDRPMIVNLPATVEMATPNVYADSIEWMHRNLARRDSLLLSLHPHNDRGTGVAAAELGYQAGADRIEGCLFGNGERTGNVCLVTLGLNMFSQGVDPQIDFSDIDEVRRTVEYCNQLAVPERHPYGGDLVFTAFSGSHQDAINKGFDHLKRDADAAGVPVQDFTWQVPYLPVDPKDLGRSYEAVIRVNSQSGKGGVAYVMKTEHGLDLPRRLQIEFSKVVQGVTESAGGEVSPQHMYSYFADEYLRRTAPVELVRARVQSPDDEGPDEVAARVVVNGQDQVITGSGNGPVAGFCAALHEIGYDVRVLDYVEHALSAGGDATAAAYLECVIDGEVLWGVGVDSSITTASLRAVVSAVNRAAARGIEFAADRV; encoded by the coding sequence ATGACCACCTCCCCTGCCACCCCCGACGTGGCCACCAGCAACACCCCCGCCGGCGAGATCCCCGCCGACCAGCCGTCGTGGAACCGCCAGCGCCCCTCGCAGATGCCGCACCGCCGGTACCAGCCGTTCACTCCGATCGACCTGCCCGACCGCACCTGGCCCGAGAACATGATCACGAAGGCGCCGCTGTGGTGCGCGGTCGACCTGCGTGATGGCAACCAGGCCCTGATCGACCCGATGTCGCCCGCGCGCAAGCGCAAGATGTTCGACCTGCTGGTGGCGATGGGCTACAAGGAGATCGAGGTGGGCTTCCCGGCTGCGAGCCAGACCGACTTCGACTTCGTCCGCGAGATCATCGAGCAGGACGCGATCCCGGACGACGTCCGGATCCAGGTCCTGACCCAGGCCCGGCCCGAGCTGATCGCCCGCAGCTACGAGGCCTTGGAGGGGAGCCACTCCGCCGTCGTGCACCTGTACAACTCGACCTCCACCCTGCAGCGGCGAGTGGTGTTCGGCCAGGACCGCGCCGGCATCAAGGGCATCGCGACCTCCGGCGCCGAGGAGGTGCTGCGCTGGTCGGAGAAGTACCCGCACACCGACTGGCGCTTTGAGTACTCGCCCGAGTCCTACACCGGCACCGAGCTGGAGTACGCGGTCGAGGTCTGCAACGCGGTGTCCGAGCTGTGGCAGCCGACCCCGGACCGGCCGATGATCGTCAACCTGCCGGCCACCGTCGAGATGGCCACCCCCAACGTCTATGCGGACTCCATCGAGTGGATGCACCGCAACCTGGCGCGGCGCGATTCACTGCTGCTCTCGCTGCACCCGCACAACGACCGCGGGACCGGGGTCGCGGCCGCCGAACTGGGCTACCAGGCCGGCGCCGATCGGATCGAGGGCTGCCTGTTCGGCAACGGCGAGCGCACCGGCAACGTCTGCCTGGTCACGTTGGGGCTCAACATGTTCAGCCAGGGTGTCGACCCGCAGATCGACTTCTCCGACATCGACGAGGTGCGCCGGACGGTCGAGTACTGCAACCAGCTGGCCGTGCCGGAACGCCATCCCTACGGCGGCGACCTGGTGTTCACCGCGTTCTCCGGTTCGCACCAGGACGCGATCAACAAGGGCTTCGACCACCTCAAGCGGGATGCCGATGCTGCCGGAGTCCCAGTGCAGGACTTCACCTGGCAGGTCCCGTACCTGCCCGTCGATCCGAAGGACCTCGGCCGCTCCTACGAGGCCGTCATCCGGGTCAACTCGCAGTCCGGCAAGGGCGGAGTTGCGTACGTCATGAAGACCGAGCACGGCCTCGACCTGCCGCGCCGTCTGCAGATCGAGTTCTCGAAGGTCGTGCAGGGCGTCACCGAGTCAGCCGGCGGTGAGGTTTCGCCGCAGCACATGTACAGCTACTTCGCCGACGAGTACCTGCGCCGGACGGCTCCGGTGGAACTGGTGCGCGCGCGCGTCCAGAGCCCCGACGACGAGGGGCCCGACGAGGTCGCCGCCCGGGTCGTGGTGAACGGCCAGGACCAGGTGATCACCGGCTCCGGCAACGGCCCGGTTGCCGGTTTCTGTGCGGCCCTGCACGAGATCGGCTACGACGTCCGGGTTCTCGACTACGTCGAGCACGCTCTCTCGGCCGGCGGCGATGCGACGGCTGCTGCCTATCTCGAGTGCGTCATCGATGGTGAGGTGTTGTGGGGCGTCGGCGTCGACTCGTCGATCACCACCGCATCGCTGCGGGCCGTCGTCTCCGCGGTGAACCGCGCCGCCGCCCGGGGTATCGAGTTCGCAGCAGATCGGGTCTGA
- a CDS encoding sugar ABC transporter permease: MVSATDEVAATRSRSGPDSSEPPARRKRVRQFTARDKRDFPIFLVLALPNIALIVAFIYRPVIQNFYYSTLDWTTGSTSATSIGLANYQEFFGDPEAIGVLRVTLVFTVVTVAGSMALGLLLATVLNRKLAGRTFARATIFAPYVLSGVGVGLIWVFIFDPTVGVLGAILRSLGASSPEWFNNDNLTLWMVVIVYVWKNLGYCAVIYLAAMQAVPKDLLEAAAIDGASGKRAFFSVILPLLSPTTFFLLLTTMLNSLQAFDLIKIMTPLGNGTTTLMYESYLQAFQVGRAGYSAAVSTILFAILLVMTVVQLGVLERKVHYS, encoded by the coding sequence GTGGTGAGCGCGACCGACGAGGTCGCCGCAACCCGGAGCCGATCCGGACCCGACAGCTCCGAGCCACCCGCACGTCGCAAGCGGGTTCGGCAGTTCACCGCCAGGGACAAGCGGGACTTCCCGATCTTCCTGGTCCTGGCGTTGCCCAACATCGCGTTGATCGTCGCGTTCATCTACCGCCCGGTCATCCAGAACTTCTACTACTCGACGCTCGACTGGACGACCGGCAGCACCTCGGCCACCAGCATCGGGCTGGCGAACTACCAGGAGTTCTTCGGTGATCCGGAAGCGATCGGTGTCCTGCGGGTGACCCTGGTGTTCACCGTGGTCACGGTGGCCGGATCGATGGCTCTGGGACTGCTGCTCGCGACCGTCCTCAACCGCAAGCTGGCCGGACGCACCTTCGCCAGGGCGACGATCTTCGCGCCGTATGTGCTGTCCGGTGTCGGCGTCGGCCTGATCTGGGTGTTCATCTTCGACCCGACGGTCGGGGTGCTCGGTGCGATCCTGCGCAGCTTGGGCGCGTCGAGTCCGGAGTGGTTCAACAACGACAACCTCACGTTGTGGATGGTCGTCATCGTCTATGTCTGGAAGAACCTCGGCTACTGCGCGGTGATCTACCTGGCCGCCATGCAGGCGGTCCCGAAGGACCTGCTGGAGGCAGCCGCGATCGACGGGGCGTCCGGCAAACGGGCGTTCTTCTCGGTCATCCTGCCGCTGCTGTCGCCGACCACCTTCTTCCTGCTGCTCACCACGATGCTGAACTCCCTGCAGGCCTTCGACCTGATCAAGATCATGACGCCGCTGGGCAACGGCACCACCACACTGATGTACGAGTCCTACCTGCAGGCGTTCCAGGTCGGGCGGGCCGGCTACTCCGCCGCCGTGTCGACCATCCTGTTCGCCATCCTGCTGGTGATGACGGTCGTCCAACTGGGCGTGCTCGAGCGGAAGGTGCACTACTCATGA
- a CDS encoding YbaB/EbfC family nucleoid-associated protein, translated as MPDLAQIVLKAQQMGDAVQRAQAALAEQSFTGTAGGNLVRAEVTGDGELRAVTIDPAAIDPDDVETLGDLVVAAVRDAQRQVAEERDAIVGDATGGFDLDALGLGDMGLPLPPAAPGER; from the coding sequence ATGCCAGACCTGGCCCAGATCGTCCTCAAGGCCCAGCAGATGGGTGACGCCGTCCAACGCGCCCAGGCTGCGTTGGCCGAGCAGAGCTTCACGGGTACCGCGGGCGGCAACCTCGTCCGCGCCGAGGTCACCGGCGACGGTGAGCTCCGAGCCGTCACCATCGATCCGGCCGCCATCGATCCTGACGACGTCGAGACCCTCGGTGACCTGGTGGTCGCCGCCGTACGCGATGCCCAGCGACAGGTAGCCGAGGAGCGCGACGCCATCGTCGGTGATGCCACCGGCGGGTTCGACCTGGACGCGCTCGGGCTGGGCGACATGGGTCTGCCACTGCCGCCGGCCGCGCCCGGCGAGCGCTGA
- the recR gene encoding recombination mediator RecR — MYEGPVQDLIDELGRLPGIGPKSAQRIAFHLLTVDPTDIDRLQNALRRVKDEVTFCSVCGNVSEGELCRVCADPRRDATLICVVEESKDVAAVERTREFRGRYHVLGGAISPIDGIGPDQLRIAELLRRIAEPGVSEVILATDPNLEGEATATYLVRLLHTFPGLTITRLASGLPVGGDLEYADEITLGRAFSGRRTVEV; from the coding sequence GTGTACGAAGGTCCGGTACAGGATCTGATCGACGAGCTCGGCCGACTCCCCGGGATCGGTCCCAAATCCGCCCAGCGCATTGCCTTCCACCTGCTCACGGTGGATCCGACCGACATCGATCGGCTGCAGAACGCGCTGCGCCGGGTGAAGGACGAAGTCACGTTCTGTTCTGTCTGCGGCAACGTCTCCGAAGGAGAGTTGTGCCGGGTCTGCGCTGATCCGCGTCGCGATGCGACCCTGATCTGCGTGGTCGAGGAGTCCAAGGACGTCGCCGCGGTCGAGCGCACCCGGGAGTTCCGTGGTCGCTACCACGTGCTGGGCGGGGCGATCTCGCCGATCGACGGGATCGGTCCCGATCAGTTGAGGATCGCCGAGTTGCTGCGCCGGATCGCCGAACCCGGTGTCTCCGAGGTGATCCTGGCGACCGACCCGAATCTCGAGGGTGAGGCGACCGCCACCTATCTGGTCCGGTTGTTGCACACGTTCCCCGGATTGACGATCACCCGGCTCGCCTCCGGTCTCCCGGTGGGTGGTGATCTGGAGTACGCCGACGAGATCACCCTCGGACGAGCATTCTCCGGGCGGCGGACCGTCGAGGTCTGA
- a CDS encoding carbohydrate ABC transporter permease yields MPTAVDDIIDSSTGGRRTGKPDGPFTRSNIVGTIVGGYLPLILATLVIALPLIWMVLGSLKTPGEIVTTTPKIFPQDPGLGAYQQVSERISIGRMFLNSTIVTVVGASIKVLLAVTTAYALVFVRFPFKRVIFMGILVALMVPPQVALLPNYVLIAGLGGVDTYWGIILPGLGTAFGTFLLRQHFMSLPKEITEAAEIDGAGHFKRLFRVIVPISGPTIATVALVTIVNEWNDYIWPLIITTQSRMMTLPVGLTLLRNSEGNAGDYPVLMAGAVLVLLPVLIVFAALQRFIVAGLTQGAVK; encoded by the coding sequence ATGCCGACAGCCGTCGACGACATCATCGACTCCTCGACCGGTGGTCGGAGGACCGGAAAGCCGGACGGACCGTTCACCCGCTCCAACATCGTCGGCACCATCGTTGGTGGCTACCTGCCGTTGATCCTGGCCACCCTGGTGATCGCCCTGCCGCTGATCTGGATGGTGCTCGGATCACTGAAGACCCCCGGCGAGATCGTCACCACCACGCCGAAGATCTTCCCGCAGGATCCCGGTCTCGGTGCCTACCAACAGGTCTCCGAGCGGATCAGCATCGGCCGGATGTTCCTCAACTCCACGATCGTGACGGTCGTCGGAGCGAGCATCAAGGTGCTGCTGGCCGTGACCACCGCCTACGCGCTGGTGTTCGTGCGGTTCCCGTTCAAACGGGTCATCTTCATGGGCATCCTGGTGGCGCTGATGGTGCCGCCGCAGGTCGCCCTGCTGCCCAACTACGTGCTGATCGCCGGCCTCGGCGGCGTTGACACCTATTGGGGCATCATCCTTCCCGGGCTCGGTACGGCGTTCGGCACCTTCCTGCTCCGTCAGCACTTCATGTCGCTGCCCAAGGAGATCACCGAGGCGGCCGAGATCGACGGCGCCGGTCACTTCAAGCGGCTGTTCCGGGTGATCGTGCCGATCTCCGGCCCGACCATCGCCACCGTGGCGCTGGTGACGATCGTCAACGAGTGGAACGACTACATCTGGCCGCTGATCATCACCACGCAGTCCCGGATGATGACACTCCCGGTCGGCCTGACCCTGCTGCGCAACAGCGAGGGCAATGCCGGCGACTACCCCGTGCTGATGGCGGGCGCCGTGCTCGTGCTGCTCCCGGTGCTGATCGTCTTCGCGGCCCTGCAGCGGTTCATCGTTGCCGGACTCACCCAGGGAGCCGTCAAGTGA
- a CDS encoding TetR family transcriptional regulator — protein MARDTRDRILGALRVVLARGGSSAATLEAVAAEAAVSKGGLLYHFPSKQALYEGLVAQTRASVEAELGTLMHPEEVVRRYLEYVAPRDEHERGFILALINALQETRTGSGVVTDEPDLSDVFGQIFAAWEEPVRAAIGDPITAEIVLQVGNGWYLSAIAGLRHPPAEVLTGTIDRLVSVASAAHTPPEGPR, from the coding sequence ATGGCACGCGACACGCGAGATCGCATCCTGGGGGCGCTGCGCGTCGTGCTCGCCAGAGGCGGCAGCTCGGCAGCAACGCTGGAGGCTGTCGCGGCGGAAGCAGCCGTGTCCAAGGGCGGGTTGCTCTACCACTTCCCCAGCAAGCAGGCGCTCTACGAGGGGCTCGTCGCCCAGACCAGGGCGTCGGTGGAGGCGGAACTGGGGACGCTGATGCATCCCGAGGAGGTGGTGCGCCGCTACCTGGAGTATGTGGCCCCGCGGGACGAACACGAACGCGGCTTCATCCTGGCGCTGATCAATGCGTTGCAGGAGACCCGCACCGGTTCCGGGGTCGTCACGGACGAACCCGATCTTTCCGACGTCTTCGGCCAGATCTTCGCCGCCTGGGAGGAGCCGGTCCGGGCAGCGATCGGCGACCCGATCACTGCCGAGATCGTCCTGCAGGTGGGCAACGGCTGGTATCTGTCGGCGATCGCCGGCCTGCGGCACCCCCCTGCCGAGGTCTTGACCGGCACCATCGACCGACTGGTGTCGGTGGCGTCGGCGGCACACACTCCACCGGAAGGTCCCAGATGA